In the genome of Thiorhodovibrio winogradskyi, the window CTGGTCAAGGGAGGTGAGCTGGCTGAAACATCTTTGCTGGTAGCTGCCGCGGCTCGTTCATGAATGCAAGTGCGATTAGCTTATATCCATCACGCCGGATGCGGCGCTTAGCCTGTAGCTTGCATCAATGCGCCGCTCGCCTTGACCTCGGTTAATCGCTGTAAGACAACTTGGCGCTCGACCCCGTTTTTTGATTCCTTATCATTTAATCTTATGGAGTATTCATCATGTCTGAAATCGTCGAAGTCCGCGCTCGGGAGATTCTCGACTCGCGCGGCAATCCCACGGTCGAAGCGGACGTCATCACCGCCGATGGCGCCATTGGGCGCGCTGCCGTGCCTTCGGGTGCCTCGACCGGCTCGCGCGAGGCGCTGGAACTGCGCGATGGCGACAAAGCCCGCTATGGCGGAAAAGGGGTGCTGACGGCCTGCGCCAACATTGGTGGGGAGATTCGCGAGGCGGTGCTCGGCATGGAGGTGTCGGACCAGGCCGCCATTGATGAGCGCATGATCACCTTGGATGGCACCGATACCAAAGGCCGCCTTGGCGCCAATGCCATTTTGGGCGTGTCCATGGCCGCCGCCCATGCCGCCGCCCAGGAGAAAGCCCTGCCGCTGTATCAATATCTTGGTCATGGCAATTACCAATTGCCGGTACCCATGATGAACATCATCAACGGCGGCCAGCATGCCGATAATAGTGTCGATTTTCAGGAGTTCATGATTCTGCCGGTGGGCGCAGCGAGCATTCGCGAGGCGGTGCGCTATGGCGCCGAGGTGTTTCATGCCCTCAAGTCTGTTCTCAAGGGTCGCGGACTGGCGACCTCGGTCGGCGATGAAGGCGGTTTCGCCCCCGACCTGCCCTCGAACGAAGCGGCCATCGAGGTGATTCTGGAAGCCATCGGCAAGGCCGGTTTCAAAGCGGGGCAGGATATTTATCTTGGCATGGATGTGGCCGCGTCGGAATTCTATGAAAACGGCCGCTACAACCTCACGGGCGAGGGGCGCACGCTCGATGCCGCCGGCATGACCGATCTGTTGCTCGAGTGGTGCGCCAAGTATCCCATCATCAGCATCGAGGATGGCCTGGCCGAGGGTGACTGGGACGGCTGGAAGGATCATACCGAGCGCCTGGGTAACAAGGTGCAACTGGTGGGTGATGATCTCTATGTCACTAACACAAAAATTCTGCGGGAAGGCATCGACAAGGGCATCGCCAATTCCATTCTGATCAAGGTCAACCAGATCGGCACCCTGACCGAGACGCTCGCCGCGATCAAAATGGCGCATGACGCCGGCTATACCGCCGTGGTCTCCCACCGTTCGGGCGAAACCGAGGACACCACCATTGCCGATCTCGTCGTTGCCGCCGCCACCGGGCAAATCAAGACCGGCTCGCTGTCGCGTTCCGATCGTGTCGCCAAGTACAACCAGCTGATGCGCATTGAGGATCAGCTTGGCGAGGGAGCCGTCTATGCCGGACGCTCGGCCTTCCGCCATCTGTAATCCGACGCGAGTCGGACGCAGGCGCGCCCCATGACCGCCATGCGCTGGTTGGTGCTGGTTTTGCTCGCCTTGCTCGGGCTGCTGCAATACCGCTTGTGGGTAGGGGAGGGCAGCCTGGCGCAACTGCATACCCTTAAGGTGCAGACCGGCGAGCAGCAACTGGAGCTTGACCGTCTGCGTGCGCGCAATCAGGCATTGATCGCCGAAGTGGACAGCCTGAAAACCGGTTTGGCCGCCATTGAAGAGCGTGCCCGCTTCGATCTGGGCATGATCCAGGACGGTGAGTTGTTTTTGCAGGTGATCGAGAAATCAGCGACTGAGCGCGCCGGCGCCCATTCCCAGTCGGTCCCCGAACTGAACAGGGAGCCCTGATGGCGTCCGTGGTTCAAACCGCTGGAAAGCAGGCCGATGCAGCCGCCAAGGCTTGGGCGCTCATCCCGGCGGCCGGCGTTGGCCGGCGCTTTGGCGCCACCCGGCCCAAGCAGTATCTGGAGCTGGACGGGCGCCGGGTGATCGACCATGCGCTTGAGCGTTTTCTGCGGCACCCCGGTATTCATGGTTGTGTGGTGGTGCTGCACCCGGATGATCCCTACTGGCCGGAAGGTCCCCACGCCCATCATCCCGATGTGCTGCGCGCCGATGGCGGCGCGGAGCGCTGTCACTCGGTGCGCAATGGGCTGGACGCCTTGGCGGCCGTGGCCGATGAGCGGGACTGGGTGCTGGTGCATGATGCCGCCCGACCCTGCCTGAGGCGCGAGGACCTGGATCATTTGTTGGCGGCGCTGGTGAGCGAACCCGTGGGTGCGCTGCTCGCGGTGCCAGTGCACGACACCGTCAAGCGCGCGACCATCCAGGCCGTCGATGATGCCGCCGTGACCGGTGCTGGGGTGACCGCGGGCACGTCCGCCAATGCGCTGGTCGTCGCCGAGACAGTGCCACGAGCCGACCTGTGGCGCGCCTTCACGCCCCAGGCATTCAGGCTCGGGCAGCTGAGACAGGCGCTGGATTTTGCCCTTGCGCAGCATCACCTGGTGACTGACGATGCCAGCGCCATGGAACTCCTCGGACTGCGCCCGCGCCTGGTGGAAGGCCATGGTGACAATATCAAAATCACGCGCCCCGAGGACCTGGACCTGGCGCGCTTTTATCTTTCGCAACAGTCTCATTAGGCCCAACAGGCTGAACAAGACAAACAGGCACAACAGGAGTCGGCATGCTCATCGGGCAGGGAATTGACGTGCATCGCTTCGCATCGGGGCGGCGACTGGTGCTGGGCGGGGTCGAGATCGGACACGACTTCGGGCTCGAGGCCCATTCCGATGGTGATGTCGTGATTCATGCCCTGTGCGATGCCCTGCTCGGTGCGGGTGGTTTTGGCGACATCGGGCATCATTTTCCGGACAATGACCCGGCCTTCAAGGATATTGACAGCCGTGTGCTGCTGCGCCGGGTGATGCAAACCCTGGCAGCCCATCAATTGTCACTGGTCAATGCCGACCTAACCATTGTCGCCCAGGCGCCCAAGCTGGCCCCGCATATCGCGGCCATGCGCGAGTGTCTGGCCGGCGACCTGGGCTGCTCTCCGGCGCGCGTCAACGTCAAGGCCACCACCAGCGAGCGACTTGGCTTCACTGGGCGTGGCGAGGGCATCGCGACCTTCGCGGTGGTGCTGCTTGATCATCCGCCGGGCTTTTCGGGCTGAGTTCGGCTTGTTATGCGCGGCATGGAAAGCCAAATCATTGCTCCAGAGCTTGAACGTCTGATCGGCTTTGAACAACTGCCGCGCGCGCATGGTTTGGCGCTGATCAAGGGATTGATGCGTGCACATCTCGAGGATTTCCGGGTTGCCGAGACCCTGAGTTTCGAGCCGGACGATCAGGGCGCGCATTGGTTGTTGCAAGTGCGCAAGACCGGCGCCAATACCGAGTGGGTGGCGCGTCGTCTGGCCGCGCTGACCGGCGTTGCGGTGCGCGATATCGGCTACGCCGGTCTCAAGGACCGTCAGGCGGTGGCGACGCAGTGGTTTTCGCTCCCACTGGGCGAGGGTCCGGTACCGGATTGGTCGCCGCTCGCCGCCGAGGGGATGGAGGTGCTGGCTTGCCGTCGTCATGGCCGCAAATTGCGCCGCGGAGCCATCGCCTGGAACAGCTTCGAGCTGCGCCTGCGCGAGCTGTCCGGTGATCTGGATGCCCTGCCAGCGCGTCTCTCCGCCATGGCCGCCGGTGGCGTGCCAAACTATTTCGGCCCGCAGCGCTTTGGTCGCGACGCGGGCAATCTGGCGCGCGCCCATCATCTGCTAAGTGCGCGTCCTGGGCGCGGCCAGCGCCTGTCGCGGTACCAGCGTGGTCTGCTCTTGTCGGCCGCGCGCTCGGCATTGTTTAATCAGGTATTGGCGCGCCGGGTGGAGCTTGAATGCTGGAACCAGGCTCTGCCAGGCGAGCGACTGCAACTGGCGGGCAGCCATTCGCATTTTCTGGCCGAGGTGATTGATGACAGCATCACCAATCGCGTGACGAGCGGGGATCTGTCGCCCACCGGCCCCTTGTGCGGAACGGGCGACTCCCTGGTCGACGGTGAGTTGGCCGCGCTGGAAATCGAGATTCTCGCTCCCTGGGCGGACTGGATCGATGGGCTTGGTCGCGCGGGTTTGCGTGCTGAGCGCCGCGCCTTGATCCTGCGGCCCTTGGATTTGGATTGGGAGATGGAGGAGGGCGCTTGCTTGCGGTTGACTTTTCGTCTGCCAGCGGGTGCTTATGCGACCTCGGTGGTGCGCGAACTGGGGGATTGGTGGGAGCCGGCAGGTGGTGGAACCGGCGCGCGTGCGGCGGCTGATTCGAGTGATTCGGGAAAGGCCGTCGCCGCTCCAGGCGCGGGGATTGAATGACGGCGTTATCCTGATGCTTGGTAACGGTGTGGATATTCGCGATACCGGGTAGGTTGGGCAAAGCGAGGCGTGTCCAACTTTTTCAAACCAAGTCATACCACATATTTCTGAAGCCTCATTGGCCGTTGTTTCAGCCAGCTCATGCTCGCCTGCGCTGGGACTTGGCCGGATTGCGCAGCAGCACATAGAGCGCGCCCGTGCCGCCATCGTGGCGCGGGGCGGAGCAGAAGGCGAGTACCTCGGTGCGCAGTCGCAGCCAGTAATTAAGTTTGCGTTTGAGCACTGGCTGGCGGTCGGGTGAGCGCGCACCCTTGCCGTGGATAATCCTGGCGCAGCGCACGCGCCGAGCGCGGCAGTCGACGAGAAATTCACGCAGGGTCGCCTGGGCATGGGCGGCGGTCAGGCCATGCAGGTCGAGTTCGAGATCGACCGCGATGCGCCCGCGCCGCAGCTCGCCAAGTACCCGGTGCTGCACGCCGGGTTGGGCGTAGAGCAGGTACTCGGGGGTGTCGATTTCATGCTCCGACAGCTGTCGTTCCTCGGCCTCGTCAGCCTCTGGCGGGCGCGGTCTTGGGATGGGTGGCGGGCGTTCCCGATAGGGCACGGGAGCCTCGACCGCGAGCGGTTGGGCATCATCGACGGCTTGCCGAAAAAGCTCGGAATCAGACTCTTGAAGGATTTTTTTCATCTGATTTGTGATAGATTGAGGCTCTCGGCCAGGGCAGTATACCAAGGGGCGGGTCATTGACTCCGCGCCATGTAGCCTTGCTGGCAGATTTGGGGCTTGCAGCTTGGTGGCTTGTCGATGGGTGGCATCCATGAATATCCTTCTCAGTAACGACGATGGCTACCGGTCCCCCGGCCTGCATGCGCTGGCCGGGGCGCTGTCGCGTTACGCGAGCGTCACCGTGGTGGCCCCCGACCGGGATCGCAGCGGGGCCAGTCATTCGCTCACGCTCGACACGCCGGTGCGCGCCGAACAGGTCGAGCCTGGCCTGTACCGGGTATTTGGCACCCCGACCGACTGCGTGCACCTGGCGCTTTCGGGTCTGCTCGAGCCAGATTCAAGTCAGGCAGCCGATCCGGAGTCGGTTCTCGTGCCAGATCTTGTTCCCGATCTTGTTGTCGCCGGGATCAATCACGGCCCCAATCTGGGCGATGATGTGATCTACTCTGGCACGGTGGCCGCCGCGACCGAGGGGCGTTTTCTTGGATTGCCAGCGGTGGCGGTCTCGAGCAGCGCCTTCGAGCCCCGGCATCTGGATACCGCGGCCGAGATTGCAGCGCGTCTGGTCGCGCGCCTTGGCGAGACAGCCTGGGTTGCGGCCGCCGCGGGCGCCGGTCAGGTGCCTTCAAACAGGGTGCAAGCGGCAGCCAAGCCGAACCCAGGACTGAACCCAAACCTGGTGGCACAATGGCAAGCCGCGCTCTTTCAAGGACAGATGATTCTCAACCTGAACATTCCCGATCTTCCCGCCGCCGAGATCAAGGGTCTGCGCGCCACCCGGCTGGGCAACAGGCATAAGTCGGAGCCCATGATCCGTGCCGAGGATCCGCGCGGCCGGCCGGTGTATTGGGTCGGTCCGCCCGGACCCGAACAGGACGCGGGCGAGGGGACTGATTTCGCCGCGGTGCGCGATGGTTACGTCTCGGTCACTCCATTGCAGGTGGATCTGACCCGCCACGGCGCCGTGGCCGCGTTGGACGCCTGGCTGGAGGGGCTGCGGTGATCGAGACCCCAAGGAAGGCGGCCTTCGAGCGCGAGCCGCTGGTGCTGCGCGGGCGCGAGCGCCTGCTGGCGCGACTGGAAGAAGATGGCATTCGCAATCAGCAAGTTCTGGAAACCCTGGCCGGGATTCCCCGGCATCTGTTCATTGATGAGGCGCTGGGAACGCGCGCCTACGAGGACTCGGCCCTGCCTATCGGCCATGGTCAGACTATCTCCCAGCCCTACATCGTCGCGCGCATGACCGAGCTGTTGCTGGAATCCGGCCCCTGTTCAACCGTGTTGGAAATCGGCACCGGGTCGGGTTTCCAAACCGCCGTGCTGGCCATGTTGGTGCGCCGGGTTTATACCATTGAACGTCTGGCGGCCCTCTGGGGACTTGCCGAACCCCGGCTACGGACGCTGAAATTGCGCAATGTACGCTATCGCCATGGCGATGGTCGCCTTGGCTGGCCGGAAATGGCGCCTTTTGACGGCATCCTGATTACCGCCGCGTCCGAGGGTATCCCTCGTTGTCTGGCCGAGCAACTCTCACCTGGCGGCTGCATGTTGCTGCCGCTGGTCGTGGGCGCGCGGCAGCGACTGGTGCGACTGACCCGGACCCGCTCCGGATTTCGCCACGAGGATCTGGAGCCGGTCATGTTTGTCCCGCTACTCGGAGGTGTCGGCTGATGCGGCTATTTTCCGCGCTTTACGCCAGGGTCATGCGTTGGTCGGAACATCGGCACGCGCCCTGGTATCTTGGAGCCCTGAGCTTCTCGGAGTCGTCTTTTTTTCCGATTCCGCCCGATGTGATGTTGGCACCCATGTGCCTGACGCGGCCGCAACGCGCTTGGTGGTTCGCGGGCCTGACCACTCTGACCTCGGTTGCCGGTGGTTTGCTCGGCTACCTGATCGGCCGCCTGGCGTTCGATCTGGTCGAGCCCATCGTCGGCCCGGGTGGTCACTATTCCGAGGCGTTTGGGCAGGCACAGGACTGGTTTCAGCACTGGGGCATCTGGGCGGTATTTCTGGCCGGCTTCTCGCCCATCCCGTACAAGATTTTCACCATCACGGCTGGCGTGGTCGGTATGGCCTTGATTCCTTTCGCCATCGCCTCGGCCATCGGGCGTGGCCTGCGGTTTTTCATGGTCGCGGCACTCATGGTCTGGGGTGGCGCGCCCATGGAGGCGCACCTGCGCCGCTATGTCGACTTGCTCGGCTGGTTGCTGGTACTGGCCATTGGGCTGCTTGTGCTCATCAAGACGGTTTTCTGATTCTCATGGCATCGCCACGTCCTGACAATCAAAGCCGTTGTGTCACGCGAAGGTTTGACTCATGACCTTGGCTGCTGATATCAGTCGCGCGGACGGGTGCTTCGCCGCCATAGCCGAAGCCAGAGTTGGGTCGGCGCATGTCAGCCGTGCCGGCAGCCGGCGGATGGCCGCGAACTGGCGCCTGGGTCTGGGATGCATCATGCTGGTGTTGTTTGCACTCATCGCCGGCTGTAGTAGCGGCGTGCTGGCTCCAGTGGAAACAAGGGATGGTTACGGACCAGCGCCGCGTGGTTATTATCGCGTTGTGCGTGGTGATACGCTGACAGCCATTGCTAGGCGCACCGGGCATTCGGTCTCGACCCTAGCGGCCTGGAATGATCTAGGGCCGCCGTACCAAATCCATGCTGGCAGCTTGTTGCGGGTGGCGCCCAAAAGGCTGCACGCCCGTCCCGCACCACTCGCCTCGGCAAGGGATAGGATCGCCAAGCCAAGTGCGGCGCGTTCGGATGAAAAACCTCGCACCGCCTCAAGCTCAAGCTCAACCGCGAGACCAACGGCAAGTTCAAGCCCGGCCCAAGCAGCTTCCGGAAAGGTCAGCGCGGGCGGCGTGACCTGGCAATGGCCGGTCAATGGCGCGGTTGAGCAAAGCTACCGGGCTGGCGATCGCAG includes:
- the eno gene encoding phosphopyruvate hydratase — translated: MSEIVEVRAREILDSRGNPTVEADVITADGAIGRAAVPSGASTGSREALELRDGDKARYGGKGVLTACANIGGEIREAVLGMEVSDQAAIDERMITLDGTDTKGRLGANAILGVSMAAAHAAAQEKALPLYQYLGHGNYQLPVPMMNIINGGQHADNSVDFQEFMILPVGAASIREAVRYGAEVFHALKSVLKGRGLATSVGDEGGFAPDLPSNEAAIEVILEAIGKAGFKAGQDIYLGMDVAASEFYENGRYNLTGEGRTLDAAGMTDLLLEWCAKYPIISIEDGLAEGDWDGWKDHTERLGNKVQLVGDDLYVTNTKILREGIDKGIANSILIKVNQIGTLTETLAAIKMAHDAGYTAVVSHRSGETEDTTIADLVVAAATGQIKTGSLSRSDRVAKYNQLMRIEDQLGEGAVYAGRSAFRHL
- the ftsB gene encoding cell division protein FtsB codes for the protein MTAMRWLVLVLLALLGLLQYRLWVGEGSLAQLHTLKVQTGEQQLELDRLRARNQALIAEVDSLKTGLAAIEERARFDLGMIQDGELFLQVIEKSATERAGAHSQSVPELNREP
- the ispD gene encoding 2-C-methyl-D-erythritol 4-phosphate cytidylyltransferase, with protein sequence MASVVQTAGKQADAAAKAWALIPAAGVGRRFGATRPKQYLELDGRRVIDHALERFLRHPGIHGCVVVLHPDDPYWPEGPHAHHPDVLRADGGAERCHSVRNGLDALAAVADERDWVLVHDAARPCLRREDLDHLLAALVSEPVGALLAVPVHDTVKRATIQAVDDAAVTGAGVTAGTSANALVVAETVPRADLWRAFTPQAFRLGQLRQALDFALAQHHLVTDDASAMELLGLRPRLVEGHGDNIKITRPEDLDLARFYLSQQSH
- the ispF gene encoding 2-C-methyl-D-erythritol 2,4-cyclodiphosphate synthase, with the translated sequence MLIGQGIDVHRFASGRRLVLGGVEIGHDFGLEAHSDGDVVIHALCDALLGAGGFGDIGHHFPDNDPAFKDIDSRVLLRRVMQTLAAHQLSLVNADLTIVAQAPKLAPHIAAMRECLAGDLGCSPARVNVKATTSERLGFTGRGEGIATFAVVLLDHPPGFSG
- the truD gene encoding tRNA pseudouridine(13) synthase TruD; translation: MESQIIAPELERLIGFEQLPRAHGLALIKGLMRAHLEDFRVAETLSFEPDDQGAHWLLQVRKTGANTEWVARRLAALTGVAVRDIGYAGLKDRQAVATQWFSLPLGEGPVPDWSPLAAEGMEVLACRRHGRKLRRGAIAWNSFELRLRELSGDLDALPARLSAMAAGGVPNYFGPQRFGRDAGNLARAHHLLSARPGRGQRLSRYQRGLLLSAARSALFNQVLARRVELECWNQALPGERLQLAGSHSHFLAEVIDDSITNRVTSGDLSPTGPLCGTGDSLVDGELAALEIEILAPWADWIDGLGRAGLRAERRALILRPLDLDWEMEEGACLRLTFRLPAGAYATSVVRELGDWWEPAGGGTGARAAADSSDSGKAVAAPGAGIE
- a CDS encoding Smr/MutS family protein, whose amino-acid sequence is MKKILQESDSELFRQAVDDAQPLAVEAPVPYRERPPPIPRPRPPEADEAEERQLSEHEIDTPEYLLYAQPGVQHRVLGELRRGRIAVDLELDLHGLTAAHAQATLREFLVDCRARRVRCARIIHGKGARSPDRQPVLKRKLNYWLRLRTEVLAFCSAPRHDGGTGALYVLLRNPAKSQRRRA
- the surE gene encoding 5'/3'-nucleotidase SurE; the protein is MNILLSNDDGYRSPGLHALAGALSRYASVTVVAPDRDRSGASHSLTLDTPVRAEQVEPGLYRVFGTPTDCVHLALSGLLEPDSSQAADPESVLVPDLVPDLVVAGINHGPNLGDDVIYSGTVAAATEGRFLGLPAVAVSSSAFEPRHLDTAAEIAARLVARLGETAWVAAAAGAGQVPSNRVQAAAKPNPGLNPNLVAQWQAALFQGQMILNLNIPDLPAAEIKGLRATRLGNRHKSEPMIRAEDPRGRPVYWVGPPGPEQDAGEGTDFAAVRDGYVSVTPLQVDLTRHGAVAALDAWLEGLR
- a CDS encoding protein-L-isoaspartate(D-aspartate) O-methyltransferase; translation: MIETPRKAAFEREPLVLRGRERLLARLEEDGIRNQQVLETLAGIPRHLFIDEALGTRAYEDSALPIGHGQTISQPYIVARMTELLLESGPCSTVLEIGTGSGFQTAVLAMLVRRVYTIERLAALWGLAEPRLRTLKLRNVRYRHGDGRLGWPEMAPFDGILITAASEGIPRCLAEQLSPGGCMLLPLVVGARQRLVRLTRTRSGFRHEDLEPVMFVPLLGGVG
- a CDS encoding YqaA family protein — its product is MRLFSALYARVMRWSEHRHAPWYLGALSFSESSFFPIPPDVMLAPMCLTRPQRAWWFAGLTTLTSVAGGLLGYLIGRLAFDLVEPIVGPGGHYSEAFGQAQDWFQHWGIWAVFLAGFSPIPYKIFTITAGVVGMALIPFAIASAIGRGLRFFMVAALMVWGGAPMEAHLRRYVDLLGWLLVLAIGLLVLIKTVF
- a CDS encoding peptidoglycan DD-metalloendopeptidase family protein; translated protein: MTLAADISRADGCFAAIAEARVGSAHVSRAGSRRMAANWRLGLGCIMLVLFALIAGCSSGVLAPVETRDGYGPAPRGYYRVVRGDTLTAIARRTGHSVSTLAAWNDLGPPYQIHAGSLLRVAPKRLHARPAPLASARDRIAKPSAARSDEKPRTASSSSSTARPTASSSPAQAASGKVSAGGVTWQWPVNGAVEQSYRAGDRSRQGIRIATSPGAKIGAAAKGSVVYSGSGLKGYGNLVIVKHNDHFLSAYGFNRQLLVKQGDTVSAGQVIAEAGQAPNGKYLLHFEIRRDGATVDPLGYLPKR